GGTAGCCATACCGGACAGCCTGACCGACGCCGAAGCAGCTCCATTGCTTTGCGCCGGAGTTACCACCTTCAATTCTCTGCGCCACAGCGGCGCCTCCCCGGGCGACCTTGTCGCGATACAGGGTATCGGCGGTCTGGGTCACCTCGGAATTCAATTCGCGAACAAATTCGGCTATAAGGTCGCGGCTATTGGACGCGGGGCAGAAAACGAAGCGCTCGCAAAGAAGCTCGGAGCCAGCGTCTATATCGACAGCAAAGCAGCGAACGCAGCGCAGGAACTGCAAAAGCTGGGCGGCGCACAGGTAATTCTTGCAACAGCCCCAAGCTCGAAAGCGATGTCCGAGTTGATCGATGGCCTCGGGCCGCATGGAAAACTCATGGTGATCGGTGCGGCATTCGATCCCATTGAGGTCACACCGGTGCAGCTCATCAGCGCAGTTCGAAGTATTCAAGGTTGGGCCTCAGGAACACCAACCGATTCCGAGGACACATTGAGGTTCGCCGAACTGACTGGTGTGCGTCCCATGATTGAAACGTATCCACTTGACAGGGCAGCTGAAGGTTACGCGCGAATGATCAGCGGCAAGGCACAGTTCCGCGTCGTCCTCACGATGTAAGGTCTGGCGAGCGGCGGGGGAAAATTGCCGAGTTTCGATTCGTGTCGGGCACCGACTTAAGAGGTCGCTTGGCATCAACGACCTCAATCAGTTCACGCCGGAATAATGTTCTTCCTGTGGGTGTTGTCGTCGCCGTGATGCCTAGTGGGCATACTTCGAGCAGGGAAGAAGTGCTTCAGAAGTGAGAATTCAAAAGATCAACTTACAATATCGCTCCCGTCTACAAGACTAGGAGAGACAACGATTGGACTCCCACTCGCGCCGCTGGTGGCGCATGCTCCTGCCGATCGCGCTGGTTGCCACTTTTCTAGTTGTGGTCTTGCGCTCACACCTGCAAATGTCGCAGACATTCGACGAAGGCTTCCACCTCGCGGCCGGATATCGCTACATAGAGTGTGGCGACTTCGGCATCAATTCGGAGCATCCGACACTAGTGAAGATGGTAGCGGGACTCGCGTTGCGAATGACGCGAACACCCGCTCCGAGCGCCGGCATCTGCGGACAAGAAGAGACATCGAAGGGCCACGGATACGAGTTGGGCGTCGCCTACCTCTACAAGCAGGGCCTCGACGCACAACAGCTTTTGTTCAAAGGGCGAGCCGCGACACTCATCTTCGCAGTGGTTTTGATGATGGCTGTCTTCTTCTACGCCCGACACCTCTTCGGATATTGGGCGGGCATCATCGCCCTGCTGCTCTGTGCCGCCGAACCGACCCTGATCGCTCATGCGGATCTGGTGACGACTGACATGGGCGTGAGCGCCGGTTTGGTTCTGGCAGTATTCCTGCTCGACAGGTATCTGCGAAACAGAACGCCGCTAAACCTGGTACTTGCCGGGTTGGGGGTTGGCCTCACTCTCTGCGCCAAGCATTCAGGCGTGATCGTCATTCCTATTGCAATTGCGCTGACTGCAGCCGATGCATGGATGCGTAGCGATGAACGTGGCCGGGGCGCGCAACGCTATCTGCGAACATTCGGTGGGCTCGCGCTCATTCTTCTGATTGCCGTTGGTCTTCTTTGGGCAACGTACGGATTCCGCTTCTGGCCCCGCCCGCACGGAGTCGCTATGACTGTCAGCTTCGCCGACTTTCTCACGCGCGTACAGTCGGAGGGCACGACCGGCGTCATGCCGGACCAGCTGATCCCATTTGCCGCGCGCTGGCACTTGCTGCCTCTGGCGTATCTCTACGGGTTGGTGGATGTTTTGAATGTTTCCCATCCTGGGCTGCCGCCGTGGATTCTTGGACGGCTGCTGCCACACGGCGTCTGGTATTACTTTCCCGTCACATTTCTCATCAAGAGCACTCCCGCCTTCCTCGCACTACTTGTGCTGTCCGTCGTAGCTGGAGGATGGACTCGCCCGGAGCGTCGCCGCGCGTGCGTGTTTCTCCTGTTGCCGGTAGCGATCTGGTACAGCATAGCCATGACCTCTGGGTTGGATATTGGCTACCGGCATGTGCTTCCCACGGTACCGTTGCTGGCGATATTCATCGCCGGCGGCGTCACATATTTCGTGCGGAACGCCAAGAGAAAATCTTTGGCTCTACTGCCCGGAGTCCTTGTCGCTGCGCACATGGCCTCCGCAGTATTTGCCTATCCGGATTACTTTCCCTATTCGGACGAGTTCCTGGGCGGCTCACGGAATACGTATAAGTATCTGACCGATTCCAACAATGACTGGGGACAAGCGCTGTATCAGACGGCGTTATGGCT
Above is a window of Terriglobales bacterium DNA encoding:
- a CDS encoding alcohol dehydrogenase, with the translated sequence MATKPRVATAPMKVARVPKPGADFELVQHEIPEPGTGQVRIKVKACGVCHSDAFTKEGQWPGIQYPRVPGHEVAGIIDELGDGVSEWKRGQRVGVGWHGGQDGTCISCRRGDFGSCRNLQVPGISFDGGYQEYMAAPVEALVAIPDSLTDAEAAPLLCAGVTTFNSLRHSGASPGDLVAIQGIGGLGHLGIQFANKFGYKVAAIGRGAENEALAKKLGASVYIDSKAANAAQELQKLGGAQVILATAPSSKAMSELIDGLGPHGKLMVIGAAFDPIEVTPVQLISAVRSIQGWASGTPTDSEDTLRFAELTGVRPMIETYPLDRAAEGYARMISGKAQFRVVLTM
- a CDS encoding glycosyltransferase family 39 protein, which encodes MDSHSRRWWRMLLPIALVATFLVVVLRSHLQMSQTFDEGFHLAAGYRYIECGDFGINSEHPTLVKMVAGLALRMTRTPAPSAGICGQEETSKGHGYELGVAYLYKQGLDAQQLLFKGRAATLIFAVVLMMAVFFYARHLFGYWAGIIALLLCAAEPTLIAHADLVTTDMGVSAGLVLAVFLLDRYLRNRTPLNLVLAGLGVGLTLCAKHSGVIVIPIAIALTAADAWMRSDERGRGAQRYLRTFGGLALILLIAVGLLWATYGFRFWPRPHGVAMTVSFADFLTRVQSEGTTGVMPDQLIPFAARWHLLPLAYLYGLVDVLNVSHPGLPPWILGRLLPHGVWYYFPVTFLIKSTPAFLALLVLSVVAGGWTRPERRRACVFLLLPVAIWYSIAMTSGLDIGYRHVLPTVPLLAIFIAGGVTYFVRNAKRKSLALLPGVLVAAHMASAVFAYPDYFPYSDEFLGGSRNTYKYLTDSNNDWGQALYQTALWLKQRNITDCWIAYDGAADLNYYGVPCKVLPGNPGDLLPMPPAEATGLFIISGLSYAGVEWEPGELQPYKVFHSVKPSDNIGGAMLVYRGTFDLRPVQAVSYAIKANSELQRDASAALHDAEAALTLTPTSVRARLKQAHALERLGRHDEAKNAYAVALKQAEQTGAAWYPAEIAEARNGIDR